One Malania oleifera isolate guangnan ecotype guangnan chromosome 9, ASM2987363v1, whole genome shotgun sequence DNA segment encodes these proteins:
- the LOC131163399 gene encoding uncharacterized protein LOC131163399 yields MAEQLESRVLGIEQGQEELSNQVKKILDLLLNKGKTVQDQDHEEENDNIHPPGFTPIQGQSSGPPPFTLEKPPHGTPPFIPAVTGIGMPSSAVAGVGTSKTATEYRCDELEERLRAIEGTRTTSTARPSDYCLVPNVVIPPKFKMPDFEKFDGTTCPQTHLRMYCQSMAAYTDNEKLMMHCFQSSLTGTAARWYVQQNKAQIRTWGDLADAFEVQYRHILEMAPDRMFLSEMEKKPTETFREYAHRWRDAATQVDPPVNDREAISMFVGTLKDPYRSHLVGSTPHNFMDIVSAGARVEADVKAGRIKTGTTDNGPSKKWVKGKKEEETQMVQGPMRSLRQRSRSQQPRRNFYMEPVVNQTLHMGPRPQFVAPTLVPTQPNIPTRPSQQTHTRNTPKSFRRLEPIPMSYADLFPQLLEQRMISTIPGIPLTNPPPHWYNPEVRCAYHANSPGHPIDQCWAFKHKVQDLKDAGWLSFDAKPVGIQENPLPDHGKDNVGMIGEQDGEKFERRWEQMTLDWVYSELTTAGLAGLKAICPKGPPCTCQNTMKRSVQQCETFRIFLSSLIDSKRVEVSRVQKTNEVSVIGESDHPQFTNRPFIPIMGKTPRVSEAPVRVVISAPRPFAYHSDQAVPWRYNCEVRTEGETSSAAEARGITRSGRVYTPKVLEKVQPSQEQNRNLKKPVQSQEAEEFLKIIKHGEYNIIDQLKKMPAHISVLSLLLSSEAHREALLKALNQAYIPQDISIDNFNHVIGGLTATNYITFADEEIPVEGQGHNQALHVSAKCRDHMIARVLIDNGSSLNVMPMTTLQKLPVDPSYIRQNNLTVRAFDGTRRESVGSIEIPVQIGPVTFDITFQVMAITPSYSCLLGRPWIHNTGAVPSSLHQRVKFVVDGKLVCVYGETDVMITKPTSTPYVEVTEEALEDSFRAFEIINVTTIVEGSQIPHPQIPAAVHMMASEMIRQGYHPEKGLGKYLQGIRKPLMLKEVKDRYGLGYIPTVADRRKKVEEKKMRRVERITGETSSKEGLYVPSISQTFVKSSQSNLEAELRQLSISVLDAEVPSNTSTEWIHHLQPGVQLQNWSSFDLPDIIISDPTVMINLGTEEEPKQVKIGALLKGEEKDKMIELLREYRDVFAWSYQDMPGLDTDLVTHKIPLHPDSKPVKQKLRRMRPEMLLKIKEEVQKQLEAGFLEVAQYPEWMANVVPIIKKNGKVRVCVDYRDLNKASPKDNFPLPHIDVLVDNTAGHALFSFMDGFSGYNQIRMAPEDKEKTTFITLWGTFCYKVMPFGLKNAGATYQRAMVTLFHDLMHKEVEVYVDDMIVKSRNEKDHALNLEKLFERLRKCQLKLNPEKCTFGATSGKLLGFIVSEKGIEVDPDKVKAIREMPSPKSEKEVRSFLGRLNYIARFISQLTTTCEPIFKLLRKNNPEKWNKECQVAFEKIKEYLLNPPVLVPPVPGRPLILYLAISGNSMGCVLGQHDETGRKERAIYYLSKKFTDYESKYSDLEKTCCALVWTVSRLRQYTLYYSTWLISKMDPIKYVFEKPVVTGRVARWQMLLTEYDISYVTRKAIKGSVIAEYLAERAVEDYQPMEFEFPDQNINSLTQEEEDFEEWRMLFDGAVNVWGRGIGAVLISPDGKHYPVVAKLIFPCTNNIAEYEACILGLQTALDRGVKRLIVRGDSALVIHQLTGEWETRDSKLVPYREYIQKIIERFDSISFSHTPRENNVMSDALATLAALFKVEEGVKIEAIHIRVQPEPAYCTVIEEADGKPWFYDIKTYIQKNEYPEGASNNDRRTIRRLAMGFFLDGEVLYKRNHDMTLLRCVEAQEAQQVTREVHEGVCGTHAGGHSLARKILRSGYYWMTMERDCIDYARKCHKCQVYGDRIQVPPAPLHVLSAPWPFSAWGMDVIGPISPKASNGHRFIFVAIDYFTKWVEAASYSSITQNVVSRFVKRELICRYGVPERIITDNAKNLNNAVMTKLCNQFKVKHHNSTPYRPQMNGAVEAANKNIKNILEKMTETYRDWHDKLPFALMAYRTTTRTSTGATPFSLVYGMEAVVPVEVEIPSLRVLKEVELAEAEWVQSRYDQLNLIEEKRMAAMAHGQLYQRRMMRAFNRKVRPRQFQEGDLVLKKILPIHTDPRGKWTPNYEGPYVVKKAFSGGALLLANMDGTDLLHPVNSDAVKKYYA; encoded by the exons ATGGCAGAACAGTTAGAGAGCCGTGTTCTGGGGATCGAGCAGGGGCAGGAAGAGCTGAGCAATCAAGTAAAGAAGATATTGGACCTATTGCTGAACAAAGGGAAGACAGTCCAAGATCAGGatcatgaagaagaaaatgacaaTATCCACCCGCCCGGTTTTACGCCAATTCAGGGGCAATCTTCTGGTCCGCCCCCATTCACCTTAGAGAAACCGCCGCATGGCACGCCACCTTTTATCCCAGCAGTGACAGGAATAGGGATGCCCTCATCAGCGGTTGCGGGTGTAGGGACAAGCAAGACTGCGACGGAATACCGTTGTGACGAATTAGAAGAACGGCTAAGGGCCATAGAGGGGACTCGGACCACCAGTACCGCCAGACCCTCAGATTACTGCCTAGTCCCTAATGTAGTCATTCCTCCAAAGTTTAAGATGCCAGACTTCGAGAAGTTTGACGGGACCACATGCCCTCAGACCCACCTCCGGATGTATTGTCAGTCGATGGCCGCCTATACCGATAATGAgaagttgatgatgcattgcttccaAAGCAGTCTTACCGGGACAGCGGCTAGATGGTATGTCCAACAGAATAAGGCCCAGATCCGCACGTGGGGTGACTTGGCCGATGCCTTTGAAGTGCAATATCGTCATATCTTGGAAATGGCTCCAGACAGGATGTTTCTTTCTGAAATGGAAAAAAAGCCAACAGAAACTTTCAGGGAGTATGCACACCGTTGGAGAGACGCGGCCACTCAAGTGGACCCTCCGGTCAACGACCGTGAGGCAATATCGATGTTCGTAGGGACGTTAAAAGATCCCTACCGTTCACATCTAGTAGGGTCCACTCCTCataacttcatggacattgtgtCGGCAGGGGCCAGAGTGGAAGCCGACGTCAAAGCTGGACGGATAAAGACTGGCACTACCGATAATGGCCCAAGTAAGAAGTGGGTCAAAggtaaaaaggaagaagagacccAAATGGTACAGGGACCTATGAGAAGCCTAAGACAGAGAAGCCGAAGTCAACAACCTAGGCGAAATTTCTACATGGAACCAGTAGTAAACCAAACACTGCATATGGGCCCCAGACCCCAGTTTGTGGCCCCCACGCTTGTGCCAACCCAGCCGAACATACCAACTCGCCCGAGCCAGCAAACACACACGAGGAATACACCCAAGAGTTTTCGGAGATTGGAACCGATTCCCATGTCATACGCAGACTTATTCCCCCAGCTTTTAGAACAAAGGATGATATCTACCATCCCCGGGATTCCTCTCACAAATCCTCCCCCACACTGGTATAATCCCGAGGTCCGATGCGCGTACCATGCCAATTCTCCAGGGCACCCTATTGACCAATGTTGGGCCTTCAAACACAAGGTGCAAGATTTGAAGGATGCGGGTTGGTTGTCATTCGATGCGAAGCCGGTTGGTATTCAAGAGAATCCTTTGCCTGACCATGGGAAGGACAATGTCGGAATGATCGGGGAACAAGATGGGGAAAAATTCGAAAGAAGATGGGAGCAAATGACGCTAGACTGGGTGTATAGTGAACTGACAACGGCAGGCCTAGCAGGGTTAAAGGCTATTTGCCCTAAAGGCCCCCCATGCACATGCCAAAATACTATGAAAAGATCAGTACAACAATGTGAGACTTTCCGGATTTTTCTAAGTAGCTTGATTGACAGCAAACGAGTGGAAGTTAGCCGCGTTCAGAAAACAAATGAAGTTTCAGTCATAGGGGAATCTGACCATCCCCAATTCACCAATAGACCATTTATCCCCATCATGGGAAAAACCCCACGAGTCTCAGAGGCCCCAGTTCGGGTAGTGATCTCAGCCCCTCGCCCTTTCGCATACCACAGTGACCAGGCAGTGCCATGGAGGTACAATTGTGAAGTACGCACCGAAGGAGAAACTAGCAGTGCTGCTGAAGCAAGAGGGATAACCAGAAGTGGAAGGGTTTATACGCCGAAGGTCTTGGAGAAGGTGCAACCTAGCCAAGAACAGAATAGGAACCTGAAGAAGCCAGTTCAATCTCAGGAAGCCGAAGAATTCTTGAAGATTATTAAACACGGTGAATACAACATTATTGATCAATTGAAGAAGATGCCAGCCCATATCTCTGTTTTATCACTGTTGTTGAGCTCGGAAGCCCATCGGGAAGCCCTATTAAAGGCTCTTAATCAGGCCTATATTCCCCAAGACATCAGCATCGATAATTTTAACCATGTGATTGGTGGTCTTACGGCTACCAACTACATTACATTCGCTGATGAGGAGATCCCCGTGGAAGGACAAGGGCACAATCAAGCGTTGCACGTTTCCGCTAAATGTCGAGATCACATGATTGCACGAGTGTTGATTGATAATGGGTCATCTTTGAATGTCATGCCCATGACGACCCTACAAAAACTGCCTGTTGACCCGTCCTACATAAGGCAAAACAATTTGACTGTGCGGGCTTTCGATGGCACCCGCAGGGAATCGGTGGGATCTATTGAAATTCCTGTGCAAATTGGACCAGTCACCTTTGACATTACATTCCAAGTCATGGCCATAACCCCGTCTTATAGCTGCTTGTTGGGGAGGCCGTGGATACATAACACCGGGGCAGTTCCGTCTTCTCTGCACCAACGGGTCAAATTTGTAGTAGATGGGAAATTGGTTTGTGTATATGGTGAAACCGATGTTATGATAACAAAGCCCACTTCCACTCCTTATGTGGAAGTCACGGAGGAGGCATTGGAGGACTCATTCCGAGCCTTCGAGATCATAAATGTCACAACTATAGTAGAAGGATCTCAAATCCCACACCCTCAGATCCCTGCCGCAGTGCATATGATGGCGTCCGAAATGATCAGACAGGGGTACCATCCAGAAAAAGGGCTCGGAAAATACCTACAGGGGATCCGAAAGCCGTTAATGCTTAAGGAAGTCAAAGACAGATATGGCCTTGGCTACATACCTACGGTGGCAGATCGAAGGAAGAAAGTTGAAGAGAAGAAGATGCGGAGGGTGGAAAGAATCACTggtgaaacaagctccaaggaaGGACTGTACGTCCCGTCCATCAGCCAAACCTTCGTAAAAAGCAGTCAATCCAACCTGGAGGCAGAATTGCGGCAATTAAGTATATCAGTATTGGATGCTGAAGTCCCGTCGAACACTTCTACAGAGTGGATCCATCATCTCCAACCAGGAGTACAGCTTCAGAACTGGAGTTCTTTTGATTTACCAGATATCATCAT TAGCGATCCCACCGTCATGATTAATCTTGGAACTGAGGAAGAGCCCAAGCAGGTGAAAATAGGAGCACTACTAAAGGGTGAAGAAAAAGACAAAATGATTGAATTACTAAGGGAATACCGAGACGTGTTTGCCTGGTCGTACCAAGACATGCCAGGTTTAGATACGGATTTAGTAACCCACAAGATCCCACTTCACCCAGATTCAAAGCCAGTAAAGCAGAAACTGAGGAGAATGCGGCCGGAGATGTTACTCAAGATAAAGGAGGAGGTACAGAAACAGCTTGAGGCAGGATTCTTGGAGGTAGCCCAGTACCCTGAATGGATGGCCAACGTTGTCCCAATAATCAAGAAGAATGGTAAAGTACGAGTTTGTGTCGACTACCGGGATCTAAATAAAGCAAGCCCTAAGGACAACTTCCCTCTCCcacacattgatgtgttggtggaCAATACTGCAgggcatgctttattttcattcatggatggattCTCCGGATACAACCAGATTAGGATGGCACCTGAGGACAAGGAAAAAACAACTTTCATCACATTATGGGGGACTTTCTGCTATaaagtcatgccatttggactaaAAAATGCCGGAGCCACTTACCAGAGGGCTATGGTAACCCTTTTTCATGACTTAATGCACAAGGAGGTTGAGGTTTATGTCGACGACATGATCGTTAAGTCGCGAAATGAGAAAGACCATGCGTtaaacttggaaaaattgttTGAGAGGCTCCGGAAGTGCCAATTGAAGTTAAATCCCGAAAAATGTACTTTCGGTGCTACGTCCGGGAAGCTATTGGGGTTTATAGTAAGTGAGAAAGGGATTGAGGTAGATCCTGACAAGGTCAAAGCCATTCGAGAGATGCCTAGCCCAAAGTCTGAAAAGGAAGTGCGAAGTTTCTTAGGTAGGCTCAACTACATTGCTCGGTTCATATCTCAATTAACCACCACCTGCGAACCCATCTTCAAGCTGCTGAGAAAGAACAACCCAGAAAAGTGGAACAAAGAGTGTCAAGtggcctttgaaaaaataaaggagTACCTTTTGAATCCCCCAGTACTAGTGCCACCAGTACCCGGAAGGCCTTTAATCTTGTACTTGGCGATTTCAGGAAACTCCATGGGTTGCGTATTGGGCCAGCATGATGAGACCGGGAGGAAAGAAAGGGCCATTTATTACCTTAGTAAGAAGTTCACAGATTATGAGTCTAAGTACTCTGATCTGGAAAAAACATGTTGCGCTTTGGTATGGACGGTCAGTAGGCTGAGGCAATACACCTTGTATTACTCCACCTGGCTGATCTCCAAAATGGACCCAATCAAGTACGTGTTTGAAAAGCCCGTAGTAACTGGACGAGTAGCACGATGGCAGATGTTGTTGACGGAATATGATATTTCTTATGTCACCAGGAAAGCTATCAAAGGTAGTGTCATTGCCGAATACCTAGCTGAAAGAGCCGTGGAGGATTACCAACCTATGGAGTTCGAATTCCCAGACCAGAATATAAACTCCCTAACCCAAGAGGAAGAAGACTTCGAAGAATGGAGGATGTTGTTCGATGGGGCAGTCAATGTTTGGGGACGTGGGATAGGCGCAGTGCTCATATCACCAGATGGGAAACATTATCCGGTGGTAGCTAAGCTCATCTTCCCTTGTACTAACAACATAGCCGAATACGAGGCATGTATATTGGGTTTGCAGACCGCTTTAGATCGGGGTGTCAAGCGACTAATAGTAAGAGGAGACTCGGCCTTAGTCATTCACCAGCTAACCGGAGAATGGGAAACTCGCGATTCCAAGTTAGTACCGTATCGAGAGTACATTCAAAAGATAATAGAAAGGTTTGACAGTATCAGTTTCTCTCACACACCAAGAGAAAACAATGTAATGTCTGATGCACTAGCCACACTGGCAGCTTTATTCAAGGTAGAAGAAGGGGTGAAGATCGAAGCTATTCATATCAGAGTACAACCCGAACCTGCCTACTGCACGGTGATAGAGGAGGCCGACGGAAAACCGTGgttttatgatatcaaaacctacaTCCAGAAAAATGAGTATCCCGAAGGGGCATCCAATAATGATCGGAGGACTATTAGAAGGTTGGCCATGGGTTTCTTCTTAGATGGTGAagttttgtacaaaagaaatcatgACATGACCCTCCTACGATGTGTAGAGGCACAGGAAGCCCAACAAGTCACGCGTGAGGTTCACGAGGGAGTCTGCGGTACCCATGCTGGAGGCCACTCATTGGCACGAAAAATACTTAGGAGTGGTTattattggatgaccatggagaGAGATTGCATTGACTACGCCCGAAAGTGCCATAAGTGCCAAGTTTACGGTGATCGGATCCAAGTCCCACCAGCCCCACTTCATGTTCTCTCCGCACCTTGGCCCTTTTCAgcctggggcatggatgtgattggGCCAATAAGCCCAAAAGCCAGTAACGGACACCGTTTCATCTTTGTGGCAATCGATTATTTCACTAAATGGGTAGAAGCCGCCTCGTATTCCAGTATCACACAGAATGTAGTGAGTCGTTTCGTCAAAAGAGAGTTGATCTGCCGGTACGGAGTTCCTGAGAGAATAATCACGGATAATGCCAAGAACCTGAACAACGCAGTAATGACCAAGCTATGCAATCAGTTCAAGGTTAAGCATCACAATTCAACGCCTTATAGACCACAGATGAATGGCGCAGTGGAAGCAGCCAACAAAAACATTAAGAACATTTTggagaagatgacagaaacttacagagattggcatgacaagcttccctttgccctaatgGCTTACAGGACTACGACTAGAACCTCCACGGGCGCTACTCCCTTCTCTTTGGTGTACGGAATGGAGGCAGTGGTCCCTGTAGAAGTTGAGATCCCATCTCTAAGAGTTCTAAAAGAAGTAGAGTTGGCTGAGGCAGAGTGGGTACAATCCCGATATGACCAGTTAAACTTGATTGAGGAGAAAAGGATGGCCGCCATGGCCCATGGACAACT